ACGAAGGCACCTCCTTAAATGATCATCTGCTAACAGGACCCGACCTTACAAATGGTCTGACAGCGGTACTGTGCCGTTTTTGTAAACATCCCATAGCAGTCATGTGtgatgtggaaaaaatgttCCACAGGTTTCATGTCAGCAAAGAAGATTGAGACTATCTGCAGTTTCTCTGGTGGGAAAACGGGGACACAAATTCAGAACCCACAGAGTACCGCATGAAAGTGCACCTGTTTGGAGCTTCATCTTCCCCTGGCTGCGCCAATTATGGCATGAAACACCTCGCCAgtcaaaaatgaaaaggagtACCCCTCTGCAGCTAGCTTCATCAGGAAGCAATTCTACGTTGATGACGGCCTCATAAGCGTGAAATCGGTCGGTGAGGCAATTGATTTAGTGAAGGAAGCTTAAGCTGTGTGTACCAAAGGAAAGTTGCACCTTCACAAATTCCTTTCCAATAACAGAGAGGTACTGGATTCCATCAACGTTGCAGAACACGCTGTGGAGGTAAAAAATGTTGATCTCAGTCATGATAACCTACCAGTGCAAAGAGTGCTTGGTATAAGATGGAACACAGAAAGCGACAGCTTCTCCTTCAAGGTGACACTCGATGAAAAACCAGCGACACGACGAGGTATTCTCTCAATCGTGGCCTCTCTGTACGACCCTTTAGGGTTTTTAGCGCCATTCATTCTTGAAGGAAAAGAGTGCTGCAGGAGATGTGTCAGAGAGGTACAGGGTGGGATAACCCTCTACCCAGGGATTTGAAGCTAAGGTGGGAGGCTTGGATGAAGGATTTGGAAAACCTTGAGAAGATTGAGATACCAAGATGCTTCGTACCTGACAACTTTGGCGAGGTCCAGAGAGCTGAACTGCATCATTTTTCTGATGCAAGCAGTCAAGGTTATGGACCGTGCTCTTACATCAGGTTGTTGAGCAAAGAGAAAGTGCACTGCTCCTTGGTCATGGGCAAAGCGAGAGTCGCACCAACCAAAATAGTCACCATACCAAGTTTGGAGCTAACTGCTGCAGTAACGCTGGCACAAAGTTTGCTTCAAAAATAGATCCTtgcagcttgtttttctttacagggAGTACGTTACATGTTACACTTTTATTACTactgtgtaaataataataaaagttttTTGTCAGGGCTCACCAGCTGTATGTAGTTGATACGTTTCTGCTTGAGTTGCTGCAGAGCTCGTTTGGCCTCTTCTTGTAATGGGAATGCAAGACCCTGGAGAGTCTGTGCCCTTTTGTCTAAGCCAAACTCCATTGTAACCTgcagaattgaaaaaaaatatatagaaaacTCTTTATTGAGTTCtcttaaataaaatgacataacTGAGCAGAAAAATTAAAGTCTATTCACAGGACTGAACAAACCTTTGCTCGTGCTGTTGGAGTCCCAATTCGTCGGCGTTCATCCTGTGGACATAAGAGACAGTTTTTAAATCCATCCTCCTCCGTCTtcttcatgcacacacacacatacaaaatcaACTTACCCATACAACTTTAtcctgtggggaaaaaatgcagaaGTATGCAGGATGAGTACACAAAATAGACATGTGTATCACATTGAATATGCATATCAGACAGCTGAAACTGTTTAAACTCTACCTCTGTGACTTTAATTCGTTGCAGTTCCTGCTCGGCTGCTGtgagaggagctggagaggagcaggaggacatGTGTCGCAGGTATCCCTGGAAACACAGGTCCTCCTGCAAACAGAGAGACACCAACGGGAGACGGGAACTTAGTCATCAAGAAGGGAAGATTCACGGATCGGTTGTCACACTGGAAGATTTTACTGACCTCGACTGTGCCAAACATTTCGTCTTTGATATGACCTCCTCCAAACTCTTTCTTCAGTGTGGCACGAGTTGCTGCGTACATCATCTTTTGCCTCACCTACAGGATGGCACAACAGacaggaggatgatgatgagctTCAGAGATGGTTATCATGTGTTGTTTACCATTTTGCATTTCTATAgttatcagtttttattttggttttattgtttttgtgactgATTGTACACCCTTAGATAAAGTTGCTTTTTCTGTTCATGCTTTTTTCTAGAGTGGTTTTTATTTGGTTATTGTATATTTAGAAGTAATTAGAATTAAACAATGTCTTATTTTTCCCAAAACAAAGTCGGGAATAAAGGTTGCACTCATTTTTTTTGCAATCAGTGGGCTGGCAAATCAGATTTGTGGTTCAGCATGAGGCTTTCAtccaaaaaaatcaacatatgAGGTGAATtttgtgcttatttttttttccctttggtcGTCTGGAGTGTCGTTTGTATTTGAGAAAATAcaaacgtgtgttttttttaggctgaTCAGTGTGTACTCATGGGGAAATGAGTACACATCAGTGTACTCATTTCCCCATGTGAGCCACAATAAATGCTcataaaacctttttaaaaatgtaaattattttttagcCAGCCTGGATTGGATTTTTTTCACCTGCTCTTAAAAAATAACTTGGAAATGTTGCCtatttttaaactaaatttgtttcacaaacagacaaaattaatgaagttcatttaaaattatttaattgTTCCCTGCTTATAATCTAATTTCAGTTAGCAACAGCTTTTGAACATCTAGTCTTTTTCATAGTTTAAAATAACTGCACGGCTCTGAATGACTGAATTTGAAACTGATGATCGGTCACAACATGTGGATCGGTGTCTTGAGACATACTGGTGATTGGTCAGGTGACCAGGCGATGAAGATCCACTCATATCCCTGTGCATTCTGGGAATCCAGACGATAGAGGATGTAGCACGGCTCCTTAGGCgtgagcagaggaagcaaggacTGATCATAGTCCTTGTCCCAGCTGTGTGCAGGCTCTCTGTATGAATCTAGCACCAACTCCTCTGCAGACAAAAACACGCATCAGCAGCAAACTCATCTCAGGATTTAGAACGAGCCAGCTGAATGCTTTATGAAGCCAAATTCTTTTGAGTATAAGAAACATCTCATGTTTACCATTTCTGATGACAATCTTCATTATTCTGATGGCACCTCCCCTCGCTCGGGCCAGAAACTCTTTCAGCTCAGATGTTGCTAAAGTAACCAGATATAAGGCAGACTAGTCAAAACTGAGGATGGGGGGTTGAAAGCAAGTGAGACAGAGTTGGGTAAGTAAGAACCTGAGACTCCACTTCAGGGAGAAAATTTGATCCACTGCCAGATAGTCACGCTATCACCTAAAGTGACTCAGACAGCGGGCAAATGTATGAAATAATCACTGACAAATTTGAGCATTATGGATAAAACAGTCTCATCATTACCCAGTTTTCTAATGCCTGGAGGGTAGTTTGGTACCGAAAAGTAGATTTAACTGTTTGTCAAAacccctccttctttctcaccATGGTTACCAAACACAGCAGCCTCATAAATGATGTACGATCAGGTGAGAAAGGTGAGAGAGGTATGCTTCCGCCAACCTGTACCCCTACGCTCCAATTACCAAATGCCATAACACACAGATATACGTAGCTCTTAAACCATCCATAAATTCCTGTAGGTGCTAAACATTAGGATTACTGGTATcacaatttaaaacacaaacattttatctGTGAATCAGTTGTATGCAGACTTGAATGTCACACACGCGTGGCTTTTACAGTCCACCACTATTTATGTTCACAGCAGGTACATGAAGTGGATGAAGTTAAGTGACCACTTCGGGGTGATCTTAAAacgcctctttttttttttggaggaaaacattaaaatcagtcGCATCATAAGTGAGATTATGAGGATGAATTAGTTGCAATGGCACAGCTtcaaaggctgaaaaaaacaaacaaaaaaacacccaaactAAAATTGGAACCAATTTGGAGACAACTAGACTTATTTACAGtttactttctttaaaaaaaaaaaaaaaaagaaagaaagaaaaagaacttaCCATTAATTCCAGTTTGGTGTGACATCTTTTGACAGTCAGTTGTCACCGCTTCAAACTCCTCTCATGCAAGAAGGACCAGGTCCAGGTCTCTGTGTCCTCGCTCTTCTTGCTCAGCAGGTAGGCTGCCTCTCCACTGATGGCAGACAGATGGACCCACGCGCCTCAAGGGTGACTTGGGAGATTCCTAACACTTGAAATACAATCTGCG
This region of Toxotes jaculatrix isolate fToxJac2 chromosome 3, fToxJac2.pri, whole genome shotgun sequence genomic DNA includes:
- the LOC121179024 gene encoding twinfilin-2-like isoform X2, giving the protein MSHQTGINATSELKEFLARARGGAIRIMKIVIRNEELVLDSYREPAHSWDKDYDQSLLPLLTPKEPCYILYRLDSQNAQGYEWIFIAWSPDQSPVRQKMMYAATRATLKKEFGGGHIKDEMFGTVEEDLCFQGYLRHMSSCSSPAPLTAAEQELQRIKVTEVTMEFGLDKRAQTLQGLAFPLQEEAKRALQQLKQKRINYIQLRLDVEKETIELVHTKPTETRELPYRIPTDSPRYHFFIFKHSHQGQLQEALVFIYSMPGYTCSIKERMLYSSCKNRLLDEVERDYQLEVTKKMEIDSGDGLTEDFLYEEVHPMEHTLKQAFAKPRGPGGKRGNKRLIKGAGENGEES
- the LOC121179024 gene encoding twinfilin-2-like isoform X1; this encodes MSHQTGINATSELKEFLARARGGAIRIMKIVIRNEELVLDSYREPAHSWDKDYDQSLLPLLTPKEPCYILYRLDSQNAQGYEWIFIAWSPDQSPVRQKMMYAATRATLKKEFGGGHIKDEMFGTVEEDLCFQGYLRHMSSCSSPAPLTAAEQELQRIKVTEVEFKQFQLSDMHIQCDTHFGLDKRAQTLQGLAFPLQEEAKRALQQLKQKRINYIQLRLDVEKETIELVHTKPTETRELPYRIPTDSPRYHFFIFKHSHQGQLQEALVFIYSMPGYTCSIKERMLYSSCKNRLLDEVERDYQLEVTKKMEIDSGDGLTEDFLYEEVHPMEHTLKQAFAKPRGPGGKRGNKRLIKGAGENGEES